In Corynebacterium aquatimens, one genomic interval encodes:
- a CDS encoding glutamine synthetase family protein, with product MNSQQENVLREVEERDIRFIRLWFTDLFGSLKTVMMSPAELEGAFEEGVGFDGSSIEGFSRVAESDTLLLPDPSTYQALPFDVDDDLQTARMFCDISMPDGEPLYADPRQVLRRTLTKAADAGFECVASPEIEFYVLTSPDDPRPVDDGGYFDQAKQNAAPRFRRQSISALEYMGIQTEFSHHEGSPGQQEIDLRVTDALTMADNIITFRYIVKTVAEASGVLATFMPKPFREHNGSAMHTHVSLFEGDSNAFHDPDDEYALSATARHFIAGIIEHAPEISAVTNQWVNSYKRLQFGSEAPTAATWGVSNSSAMVRVPTYRLNKAASRRVEVRTIDSAANPYLAYAVIFAAGLKGIENEYELGDPAVDDVFALTRRERRAMGYRDLPGSLDAALRQLESSEFMAEVLGEQVFDFYLRSKWDEWRRYEDQITPWELESNLNL from the coding sequence ATGAACAGCCAACAGGAAAACGTGCTGCGTGAGGTAGAAGAGCGCGACATTCGCTTCATCAGATTGTGGTTCACCGACTTGTTTGGGTCGCTGAAGACGGTGATGATGTCGCCCGCGGAGTTGGAAGGCGCTTTCGAAGAAGGCGTGGGGTTTGATGGGTCCTCGATCGAGGGTTTCTCCCGCGTTGCGGAATCGGACACTCTGTTGCTTCCGGACCCTTCGACGTACCAAGCACTGCCGTTTGATGTGGACGATGACTTGCAGACAGCACGGATGTTCTGCGATATCTCGATGCCGGATGGGGAGCCCCTCTACGCCGACCCGCGCCAGGTGTTGCGCCGGACCTTGACCAAGGCGGCGGACGCTGGGTTTGAGTGTGTGGCCAGTCCGGAGATTGAGTTTTATGTGCTGACAAGTCCGGATGATCCACGACCGGTGGATGATGGCGGCTACTTCGACCAGGCTAAGCAGAATGCGGCACCGCGCTTTCGGCGTCAATCCATCTCCGCACTGGAATACATGGGGATTCAAACGGAGTTCTCCCACCACGAGGGCTCGCCGGGCCAGCAGGAGATTGACCTGCGGGTAACCGATGCGCTGACAATGGCGGACAACATCATTACGTTCCGCTACATTGTGAAAACCGTGGCGGAGGCCTCCGGCGTACTGGCCACGTTCATGCCAAAGCCATTCCGTGAGCACAACGGTTCAGCGATGCACACGCACGTCTCTTTGTTTGAGGGCGATTCCAATGCGTTCCATGACCCGGACGATGAATACGCATTGTCCGCGACGGCGCGTCATTTCATCGCCGGAATCATTGAGCATGCCCCGGAGATCTCCGCGGTAACTAACCAGTGGGTGAACTCGTACAAGCGCCTGCAATTCGGCTCTGAGGCGCCGACCGCCGCAACCTGGGGTGTGTCCAACAGCTCGGCTATGGTTCGTGTGCCCACCTACCGCTTGAACAAAGCCGCATCCCGCCGGGTTGAGGTGCGCACGATTGATTCCGCGGCGAACCCTTACTTGGCCTACGCGGTGATCTTCGCCGCGGGGTTGAAAGGCATTGAGAATGAGTATGAGCTGGGTGATCCGGCTGTGGACGATGTCTTTGCGCTGACCCGCCGTGAGCGCCGCGCAATGGGCTACCGGGATCTCCCGGGCTCCCTCGATGCGGCCCTGCGTCAGCTGGAAAGCTCCGAGTTCATGGCTGAAGTTTTGGGCGAGCAGGTCTTTGATTTCTACCTCCGCTCCAAGTGGGATGAATGGCGCCGCTACGAAGACCAGATCACCCCGTGGGAACTGGAAAGCAACCTGAATCTTTAG